The window TGCGGATTGCATTGTTGATAGCAAAATCTGCTATTGTTCTTGTAATCAATGAAGCATTTTCAAACCCAAGAATTTGGATTGTTTTGCTTGATTTGCTCATGGATATAATAAGATCAGTGTAAAGAAAATTTGAATATATAGTGTCAAAAGTTCTATTAAAAATTTCCTTTGACATATGGTTGTCGGGCAGAAAGCAAAAAGATCTGTAAGCCATTGTAGGCTTAGGATGCTTATATGCGTAGTCATAAAAAATATTCATTATCGCTTTAAATAATTCTTCATCGTTTTTTATATTATAGAGATCCCAAGAAATTAACTCATTTTTAAAAAGGTCAGTAATATAGATCATGACATTGAAAATAAGATCATCTTTGTTCTTAAAATAATAGTAAATACGTGAATGTTCCACACCTACATGCTTAGCAATTGTTCTAATACTGAGTCCTTCAATACCATTTGCAGCTATAATATCTATAGTGCCTTCAATAATATTTTGGCGGCTGATTTCTGACTTTGTTTTGTGTTTTTTCATTCCTCTAACTAACACATATTTTTTGTTTAGTCGAACAAATTCTC is drawn from Geovibrio ferrireducens and contains these coding sequences:
- a CDS encoding TetR/AcrR family transcriptional regulator, whose product is MKKHKTKSEISRQNIIEGTIDIIAANGIEGLSIRTIAKHVGVEHSRIYYYFKNKDDLIFNVMIYITDLFKNELISWDLYNIKNDEELFKAIMNIFYDYAYKHPKPTMAYRSFCFLPDNHMSKEIFNRTFDTIYSNFLYTDLIISMSKSSKTIQILGFENASLITRTIADFAINNAIRNISTSKEQIDTYIDALWKAIKD